In a single window of the Halobacteriovoraceae bacterium genome:
- a CDS encoding HAMP domain-containing histidine kinase: MKKISEYSTLSVGLAIFTTLSITFCSLLLVTESENKKNIITQITSVVKRPLKSGDIRGTIYILESIRENNFELIELSYDNIKQISLPVSRRDRHARFGESRIVQDIYFENNQSSKVGEVVFIYSWLNSLKIGVYISVLLALFSAKIIRRYICKKADVKNKLEKEVLVAEIARQVAHDIRSPLAALDIAIKSIPDETKFERTIFNSAINRIHDLANDLLSKNKEPGDQEKQIEKISIARLLNLITSEKRLEYSKNMNLKIEFTILDGGYESFCVFSKKEFSRIISNLINNSVEASNDKQNDIIINISSDKENVTIEVSDTGKGIPNEYLDKIFIQGESIGKENGNGLGLSHAKSVVESFGGKINVISEIGKGTTITIRIPKIVPPESFVSQISLKRDSKIVLIEDDPSVHKAWESRFKREIKSFFTLESFKKWKVENDESGYIYIFDQEFKKESTNGLETILSMGIAKESILCTSHYENSEIQKTCEKSGIGLVDKSMIPYIPIIMEEDSKIRNLSILIDDDPLVRLVWKTRAKEQGIEFKCFSNEDDFYNELPNISKDSPIYIDSCLGDGVKGEDIARDLVTCGYEKVSIATGYEKEHFSDLPKQIKIQGKGSPW, encoded by the coding sequence ATGAAAAAAATATCAGAATATTCAACCTTATCAGTAGGACTGGCGATCTTTACAACTCTTTCTATAACATTTTGTTCTCTTCTTTTAGTAACAGAGTCAGAAAATAAAAAAAACATAATTACTCAGATAACATCAGTTGTAAAGCGTCCTTTAAAAAGTGGCGATATCCGCGGTACAATATACATATTGGAATCTATTAGAGAAAATAACTTTGAACTGATCGAATTATCATATGATAACATTAAACAAATATCACTTCCTGTCTCAAGAAGAGATAGACACGCTCGCTTTGGTGAATCGAGAATAGTGCAAGATATTTACTTCGAGAATAATCAATCTTCTAAAGTTGGCGAAGTTGTATTTATATATAGTTGGCTTAATTCTTTAAAGATAGGGGTATACATATCAGTACTTCTAGCATTATTCTCAGCTAAAATAATAAGAAGATATATTTGTAAAAAAGCAGATGTTAAAAATAAGCTAGAAAAAGAAGTTCTCGTTGCAGAAATTGCCAGGCAAGTAGCTCACGATATCCGCTCTCCCCTTGCCGCGCTTGACATCGCTATTAAGTCTATACCTGATGAAACCAAATTTGAAAGAACCATATTTAATTCAGCAATTAACAGAATTCACGACCTGGCAAATGATCTTCTTAGCAAGAATAAAGAACCTGGAGATCAAGAAAAACAGATTGAAAAAATCTCCATTGCAAGACTTTTAAATCTCATAACATCTGAAAAAAGGCTCGAATATTCAAAAAACATGAATTTAAAAATTGAATTTACGATTCTTGACGGTGGTTATGAGTCATTTTGTGTTTTTAGTAAAAAAGAGTTCTCTAGAATTATATCCAATCTAATCAATAATTCCGTAGAAGCTTCAAATGATAAACAGAATGATATAATTATCAATATTAGCTCTGATAAAGAAAATGTAACTATTGAAGTAAGTGATACTGGCAAGGGAATACCGAATGAATATCTAGACAAAATTTTTATTCAAGGTGAATCTATTGGCAAGGAAAACGGCAATGGATTAGGTCTTTCTCACGCAAAAAGTGTAGTAGAGTCTTTTGGCGGTAAAATTAATGTAATAAGCGAAATTGGTAAGGGAACCACTATAACTATCAGAATACCAAAAATAGTTCCACCAGAGTCCTTTGTTAGTCAAATTAGTCTTAAAAGAGATTCCAAAATTGTCCTCATAGAAGACGATCCTTCAGTTCATAAAGCATGGGAATCAAGATTTAAAAGAGAAATAAAGTCTTTCTTTACACTGGAGTCATTTAAAAAGTGGAAAGTCGAGAACGATGAGAGTGGATATATCTATATTTTTGATCAAGAATTTAAAAAAGAAAGCACAAATGGACTTGAAACCATTCTATCAATGGGAATCGCAAAAGAAAGTATTTTGTGTACCAGCCATTATGAGAATTCCGAAATTCAAAAAACATGTGAGAAAAGTGGTATCGGTCTCGTAGATAAGAGCATGATTCCATATATCCCTATCATTATGGAAGAAGACTCTAAGATTAGAAATTTATCAATCCTAATTGATGATGACCCACTCGTTAGGTTGGTGTGGAAAACAAGAGCAAAGGAGCAGGGGATCGAATTTAAGTGTTTTTCAAATGAAGATGATTTTTATAACGAGCTACCTAATATATCCAAAGACTCACCAATTTACATTGATTCTTGTCTCGGAGATGGTGTAAAAGGTGAAGATATAGCTAGAGACTTAGTTACTTGTGGATATGAAAAAGTATCCATTGCAACTGGATATGAAAAGGAGCACTTTTCTGATCTACCTAAACAAATCAAAATTCAAGGGAAAGGGTCTCCCTGGTAA
- a CDS encoding YcaO-like family protein — translation MANHKKIDKILSLSKQINLKAHYSSWGEKYLNGLHDYRIHISIDGREYSGIGIDEDEEIAFLKGFSEAVDRFFFEINNMKAGGIGTHWTKKESLESSISELIERDIFLGHYLSGTPGKKFVNSEVEKLNYQIRTKDRSVEVFELSKLNNYFTFLSVGKFKESGHIIGLGTSKDCKKALKKSMIECLFCLMADNEDSFNDLIMIPNTPKEHYNFHLRNNILNLSSFYINSIKKSKIANFKIESKEFKTKTWNVFEYFSGIEMYTTYSSSKRLQNMFFGKINEENINLRRIKEFNNKIVNLSCLEQVPHPMG, via the coding sequence ATGGCAAATCACAAAAAAATAGATAAAATCTTAAGCTTGTCAAAGCAGATTAATTTAAAGGCACACTACTCTTCTTGGGGGGAAAAATATCTAAACGGTTTGCACGATTATAGAATACATATTTCAATAGATGGACGTGAATATTCTGGCATTGGTATAGATGAAGATGAAGAAATAGCATTCCTAAAAGGTTTTTCTGAAGCTGTTGACCGCTTTTTCTTTGAAATAAATAATATGAAAGCAGGAGGAATAGGTACTCATTGGACAAAAAAAGAGTCACTTGAAAGTTCAATATCTGAATTGATTGAGAGAGATATTTTTCTAGGGCATTATTTGTCTGGTACACCCGGCAAGAAGTTTGTTAATAGCGAAGTTGAAAAACTAAACTATCAGATAAGAACTAAGGACAGGTCAGTAGAGGTATTTGAATTAAGTAAACTTAATAACTATTTTACGTTTTTATCAGTTGGAAAATTCAAAGAATCGGGTCACATAATTGGATTGGGAACATCAAAAGACTGCAAAAAAGCTTTAAAAAAATCAATGATTGAATGTTTATTTTGCTTAATGGCAGATAACGAAGATTCTTTTAATGATCTAATCATGATACCAAACACACCAAAAGAACACTATAACTTTCATCTGAGAAATAATATTCTAAATCTGAGTTCTTTTTATATTAACAGTATAAAAAAAAGTAAAATTGCAAACTTTAAAATAGAGTCAAAAGAATTCAAAACGAAAACATGGAATGTATTTGAATATTTTTCTGGAATTGAAATGTACACTACATACTCTTCTTCAAAACGACTACAAAATATGTTTTTTGGAAAAATAAATGAAGAAAATATAAATCTAAGACGTATTAAAGAATTTAATAACAAAATAGTCAATCTGTCATGTTTAGAGCAAGTGCCACACCCAATGGGATAA
- a CDS encoding LysM peptidoglycan-binding domain-containing protein — MIEVRPSSFYKIYEVQPGDTLSQIITDHFSYDDLPHSPNLNWSEINYLIDIVLHNNPHIKDPNRIQPWQMIDLATYKKKHSEIYTSAHHALMKSIFRHIPIGMSHIMNRNQGGIDWLALFISGLVSGTDGVAKVYIKAMERFADFVNQGGYTFKGSSNNLAAMLQDVWDKGPIKKEINAMNDLLIAQIKGLNYKGYINPLKKHLVFPNTFAPRKAVRYAENAVKHLGKARKVAFGTSYVIEPVLGAFRVYRAKDGEKVKVAFEQTGGVFGGAALAGIAAYGVCSLVLLYPSGGSSLFTCTFVVSFVAGAFGSYGGSMVGGEIYDGLEGILY; from the coding sequence ATGATCGAAGTGAGACCAAGTAGTTTTTATAAAATTTATGAGGTTCAGCCTGGAGATACCTTATCTCAAATTATCACAGATCACTTTTCGTATGATGACTTGCCTCATAGTCCGAATCTTAATTGGTCTGAAATAAATTATCTCATAGATATTGTACTTCATAATAATCCTCATATAAAAGATCCTAATAGAATACAGCCATGGCAAATGATAGATCTTGCTACATATAAGAAAAAACACTCTGAAATTTATACCAGTGCTCATCACGCATTAATGAAGAGTATATTTAGACATATACCAATAGGAATGTCACATATTATGAACAGAAATCAGGGGGGTATAGATTGGCTTGCGCTCTTTATTTCTGGATTGGTATCAGGAACAGATGGCGTAGCAAAAGTATATATCAAAGCAATGGAAAGGTTTGCTGATTTTGTAAACCAAGGCGGTTATACATTTAAAGGTTCTAGCAATAATCTAGCAGCAATGCTTCAGGACGTTTGGGATAAGGGTCCAATTAAGAAAGAAATAAATGCGATGAATGACCTTCTTATCGCTCAAATCAAGGGACTAAATTATAAAGGGTATATTAATCCTTTGAAAAAACACCTAGTTTTTCCTAATACATTTGCACCCAGAAAAGCTGTAAGATATGCTGAAAATGCCGTAAAGCATCTTGGGAAAGCTAGGAAGGTGGCATTTGGTACGAGTTATGTAATTGAGCCGGTACTAGGTGCTTTTAGAGTTTATAGAGCAAAAGATGGTGAGAAGGTTAAAGTTGCTTTTGAGCAGACAGGTGGGGTGTTTGGTGGGGCAGCTCTTGCAGGTATAGCTGCATATGGAGTATGTTCACTTGTTCTTCTTTATCCATCCGGTGGTTCAAGTTTGTTTACTTGTACGTTTGTAGTATCTTTTGTTGCTGGCGCTTTCGGAAGTTACGGAGGGTCAATGGTTGGAGGCGAAATTTACGATGGACTGGAAGGGATTTTATATTGA